The Erythrolamprus reginae isolate rEryReg1 chromosome 5, rEryReg1.hap1, whole genome shotgun sequence genome window below encodes:
- the LOC139168118 gene encoding lysosomal amino acid transporter 1 homolog encodes MALQLHPPGLNISPVETKKLCLNGTPWIWHLLEECVRNAWEYWSILLGLISIACFLFAALPQLYVAYQNGKVEQALSLGFLLCWLAGDLTNFIGCYLTNQLPIQTVTAVFYINIDIIVISQFFYYKLKTQKITKCGMNMKYSCIAWIMICLLLCLILPTQLLIRSKVHNTILVPNEKAQGMVEISGFVCGYLSCVFYLGSRIPQLYKNFQRRSTDGTSYLLFALAMIGNGTYGLSLVLKMPATQYLISLYFWHHLPWFIGSFGVLLLDIFITAQFIIYRPQNRRLGSAALEVEPLLINEDS; translated from the exons ATGGCTCTTCAGCTTCATCCCCCTGGTTTAAATATTTCTCCAGTAGAAACTAAGAAATTGTGTCTGAATGGAACACCCTGGATTTGGCATCTTCTTGAAGAATGTGTCAGGAATGCATGGGAATACTGGAGCATTCTGTTGGGACTCATCTCCATTGCCTGCTTTCTGTTTGCTGCACTGCC TCAACTCTATGTAGCCTACCAGAATGGAAAAGTAGAGCAAGCACTCTCCTTGGGTTTTCTCCTATGCTGGCTTGCAGGAGACCTCACCAATTTTATTGGATGCTACTTGACAAATCAACTTCCAATACAG ACTGTAACTGcagttttttatattaatatcgATATAATTGTGATATCTCAGTTTTTCTACTATAAGTTAAAAACTCAAAAGATAACAAAAT GTGGAATGAATATGAAATATTCTTGTATAGCCTGGATCATGATATGCTTACTACTCTGTTTAATCTTACCTACTCAGCTGTTGATAAGAAGTAAAGTCCACAATACTATTTTGGTACCCAATGAG AAGGCTCAAGGCATGGTTGAAATATCAGGCTTTGTTTGTGGCTATTTGTCATGTGTGTTTTACTTGGGATCTAGAATTCCTCAGCTCTATAAAAAT TTTCAAAGAAGATCGACAGATGGGACATCTTATCTTTTGTTTGCATTAGCCATGATAGGCAATGGCACATATGGTCTGAGTCTTGTCTTAAAGATGCCTGCAACACAATATCTTATAAGTCTTTATTTCTGGCATCATCTTCCTTGGTTTATTGGAAGCTTTGGAGTGTTGttactagatattttt ATAACTGCACAATTTATTATATACAGACCACAAAACAGGAGACTTGGATCAGCGGCCTTGGAAGTGGAACCCTTGCTTATAAATGAAGATTCTTAA